The following nucleotide sequence is from Erinaceus europaeus chromosome 8, mEriEur2.1, whole genome shotgun sequence.
GTGTGGAGACCACTGGAGTTACGAGTATGAGCCCCCACTGCTTCCCGAGCACAGCCAGTACCAGAATGAGGCTCTCACTCTTATCATTAGCATTACTCagtatcttaaataaataaaaactagacgGCGGGTGCACACGGGAGTAAGCCGGGAGGAGAGGACAATGCCCCGTCCACTTCCCAGACCCAGGAAAGGACAATGAGCCAGAGAACAAAGTCCCGGCAACCACCGGAGGCCCCACCTTCCGGCAACTGACTACTGGTTCCCAGAAAAAGCAGGGGACACCCCACAAACAATCAGGACCCTGCAGAAGTGTGCTTGGAGACTCAACCGGAAACAAAGGGACAGCCAGGGACGCAACTTATAGGCTTGGAAGGGCGCAGTCCCGGAAGTGGTCGGATGCTTCCGGTAACTCCCCCTCGCCCCAGTCCAGCTTCGGCCCGCGTGCCCTGCGCACTTGGCTCCGCGACGTCGCAGTGTCGCTTCTGCGCAGGCGCACGGCCTCGTGCGCGGACCATCGAGGACGTATCACGTGCGCGTCCCCGCTCTCCCTGCTGGCGGCCCGTCAGGGTTACTTCTAGGGGAAAAAGCCTTCCGAGCTGTCTGGCTAGCTTTTGTCTCTGGAACTACAGCTCCCGGCATGCCTCGCTCGCGGGGACCGCAGGGTGGCGTTTCCCGGGATAGGATGATTATATCTCAGCAGCGGTGACGCTCTTGGCGATAAAAAACTTGAATAGATTGTTTGAAAACGTAACTCCTATAAGCCCCAGTGGCctaatggataaggcattggccTCCTAAGCCAGGGATTGTGGGTTCGAGTCCCATCTGGGGTGGTTgtgctttttaaataaaattttgcatcctattttttttccataaaattaTAGCTATGTCAATATAACCTTTTGTTTTCCCCCCAAGATGAGGGCGTGAGTGCATAGCTTTAGTAAGCAGTGGCTACAGTTTGCGTCCTTCCCTTGAGTCTGAACACCGCGTCTGGAGTTCTgggcatttttaaaataaatattctccacGGATTCCTGTTCCTGCCGGGCTCGCTATTTTCTGGAGACTCAGAGGTCGGCCCGCAAATGGTGTCTTTAGGAACGCAGTCAACCCAGCTCCCTCCCTGGGTCCTGCCTCGGGGGTTCCCTGAGAACCCTGCGAGTCGTAGGCGCTCGGCTCTCCTCTGCTTTCTCCTGGGATCCCCTGCAGCGCGGCTCGGCGGTTGATTGGTCTGGCTCGACGGAGGATCTCGCCACTCTGTCCCCCTAGCACAGGGGGGCGCCGGCCGGCTTGGAGGCTTGCGCCTTGGGGCGCTGCGCCGGGAGGGGAGGTCACGTGAAAGCGCACGCGCATGCGCACGCCGGCTGGAGGTGACTAAGATGGCGGCTCTGGGGTCGCCGGCCCGCACGATGCGTGGCCTGTTGCGGGAGCTGCGCTTCGTGAGCGCGGCCACCGGCCGGCCCTACCGCGGCTCGGCGGCCTATCGCTACCTCGTGAAGGCTTTCCGAGCACACCGGGTACGCAAGGCCGTCCCGGGACGGCAGAGTCGCCCTGGGGCAACCTCCCGAGCGTGACCATTTGGCCGGGCAAGTGGGAGGAAAGCGGAGTGGGGCAACTTCGGGacggggcttgtgtgtgtggggggaggaaaATGTAGGGTCACTAGCCCGGGGCATCTCTCCCACGCCCTAGCAGAGCCGGGCTGGCGACCGAAATGAAGCTCACGGTGTCTTCCTTCCCCTAGTGCAGAGGGGCACTAGGACCCCGTAAGGAACCGGGTGTCACCTTCAGTCACTGCAGCAGTGCGACAAATGAACACGCGAGAGGTCACCCCCGAGAAAGGACAACGTGAAGTCCACACCTCCGGGGGGCAAgagcaggtggagagtcggggtgggggtgggggtgggggccactGAGGCCTGGGGACACTGGCCTGTGGAACCAGGACCTAGTTTGCGTGGTTCCTGAAGAGGAGTCTATTTAGTCACTACCTTGCCTTCCCTCCCGTCTTTCTAATATTTACTActgggtagaaattgagagggaaggggagatagacacctgcagccctacttcaccgcttgtgaaatttcccccctgcaggtggggaccaggggcttgaacttgggtcctcacgcactgtaatgtgtgtgtttaaccagatgcaccaccgccgcCGGCGGCCCCAGTCACAACCTTTTCAATTAAGGGTCTGGCTTTGATAAACGTTGTAACCTAGTTCAGAAATAGAAAGTTGGAGAGTTCACTTGGACTTGGAAGGGAAGTTAGGGTTCTTGAGCACTgatcagagagagactgaaagcatGCTCAATGatgaatttcttttccttttattgattatttgtgtgtgagagagagaaccagagcattactcaggtacatgcaatgctggagatcaaactcaggacaccAGTGCATCCGATGCTTTATACACCTGGCCGGGACACCGCAGTTGAATTACTGAGCTACAGAAGTTAACTTGCAAAGTATTAGAATTGATATTCAATGATCTTTTCCCCAGACCATTTTTATGTGGGAAATAGTTATTTACAGAATAGTTTGTCATATGTcaactaattttttgttttgttttaccatcaCCACATTTGAGCACTCCAGAGcgacccctccccaacccccaatgATAGAGGGAACTAGaacattactctgacacatgtgatccCAAGGATCCTACTCAGGtgctcatgcttgtaagtctatcattctagccactgcaccacctccaggctgaaaatttttacttttcattGAAATGAAAGCTACATGCTCCATGAccaaaataaagatacaaaatatGGGTGGGAGATGAAGAGATCTTTGTCTTCTGGCCGGCTATGTACAGGGGCCCCAGGGGGAGAATAAGGCAGCTTGCAGCAAAGATTATAGAAAGTTTattggaaggggccaggtggtggtgtacctggttgtgtgcacatattacagtgtgcagggactcaggttcaagcccctggtcccaatctacagagggaaagcttcacaagtggtgaagcaggcccacaggtgtctctgtttctcttcctctctacctccctctcccctcttaatttctctgtctatccaaaaaataagtaaaataaaatatttttaaaaataaaaaagagaaagtactGGAATAAACTAGTTAAGAAGTATTCACTCAGAACAATGGACAGTAAAAAGGAACCAACTGCCTGCTGCTAGGCAGGAGTGCACCTTTCTATTGAAATATCGCTTTGTGAGAAAGCAGAGTCCCTAGCTTCCCTGGTATCAATGGcagatttctgtcctattcaataggcAGATGTGAAGTCCTATCTTTTGCTATTCTCATTCAGAATGACTAGAAGCTGACGGCCAGTTTTTGTACTTGCAAATGTCTTaagcctgaggtttttttttattactttaattgccactaggattatcactggggctgtgtACCAACACAATAaaaccactgctcccggaggctgaatcccccccccccttttttttgacaggacatttagaaattgagaggtggagggaataatagagatgaagagaaagtacatctgcagacctgcctcactgctcatgaagcttttcccagcaggtggggagaggaggcagacCCTTGCTTGGTAGTACTCAGCTGAGTGCACCGCTGCTGGGCcctagcctgtttttttttttttttttttttcactggccTAGCTCTGAACTTTTGCTAGCCTGTCAGGATGACCAAACAGTGTCATTTGTCAGCTTTTGCTACAgcaggtgagatagcataatagctatgcaaaagactcatgtctaaggctccccTGTCTCAAGTTCATCCTTACCCACTAACACCACCCCCATGTATGCCAGAACTAGGCAGTAGtctggtataaaaaaagaaaaaaaatagtagtagtctggtttaaaaaaaaagagagaaaagaaacaaaataaagcagttctttacttttttaatcgGAGAAAGTTGTATGTCATAATTGTTAGGGGACATTAATGTTATAGTTCCTTCTCATCTCTgctattaatcaactactgagcCTGACTGGGCTtaagtttcctcatttgtaaaacattaaaaatggaaattttttGTCGTATTTAAATTTGAGGGCATGGGGCTtggctgtggcacatctggtaaagcacatacgTTTTAATGCATTAGGatccctggttcaagaccctggtccacacatgcaggggaggaagctttgcaagtggttgaagtaatgttgcaggtgtctctctcctctgtcttcccctttcctctcagtttgtctcacTGTCTatcctaaataagtaaaataaaaatacagaactTTCCTTTCTAAAAACTAACTGAAAAAAGTTAGAGGTCACCCAGACTCTCGTAACATTTCTCTTTAATTTAAGGTGGCTTAGTGCTAGAATTCTGGACTTCCTGGCATGAAGTTTTGAGTTCtaaccccagcatcacatgcgAAAGTGATGCAGTgattctctctgtatgtgtgccGTCTTGTGTGAAGTAAGGAAATCTTTGAAAAGAAAGTAGCCTGGCAGGTGGTACAGTGACTAGAGCTTTGGACTTCAAAGCATGAGATCCTCAGTTTGACCCCTGGTATCATGTATGCCAGAGTGGTCTTCAtctctccccccacaccacccccactTCTTTTGTAAGTAGCTAAATTAATTTTGTAAAAGTTGAACTGGAGGTCACTTTTTTTGCAGTGTCAAAAAAGTTTTAATTAATCACGAGAGCaatgaataaaatgttaataaaaattttaaataaacattttaaaacaatGTTTCCAAACAGCAGTGCAGAAAACAGCCTTAAAATGCATAATTATATTTAACATACATTCTTTTTAGCTTAGGCTTTTCATGGAGGTCACCTTTTATAGCCAACTATGGTTACACATgcatgtttctctctgtactattaactgttctgtatttttttttcatattttcttttttattactggatTATGAGAATTttatactgtatttttttttttttttttgcatagaaaaacataaaaatcgGGCGGAGGTAGAtcgcaaaatggttatgcaaagagactctcatgcctgaggtgccaaagttccaggttcaatcccccacaccaccataaaccagagctgagcagtgctgtggtaaaggaagaaagaaagaaagaaagaaagaaagaaagaaagaaagaaagaaagaaagaaagaaagagaaagaaagagtggtccaggaggtgacacagtgataaggctttggactctcaagcatgaggtcctgagttcgatccccggcagaacatgtgccagagtgatgcctgattctttctcctcctatctttctcattaataaataaataaaatctgaagaaaaaaaaaaaaagaaaaacataaaaatccatcatgactttttcaacaaaccactattttctttattttgcatagagacacactgagagggaggggaagcaggagagagggagaaagagagacatgggcagcactgcttcaccacttgggaagctgccccccagcaggtgggatggCCTGGTTCTGTCTCTGACTTTGCTGCCTCTCCAGGTCACCGGTGAGAAGCTGTGCCGAGCCCAGCATGAGCTCCATTTCCAGGCTGCCACCTACCTCTGCCTCCTGCGCAGTGTCCGGGCACATGTGGCCCTTCACCAGGAGTTCCACGGCAAGGGTGAGCGCTCAGTGGAGGAGTCTGCAGGCATGGTGGGCCTCAAGCTGCCGCGTCAGCCCGGAGGGAAGGGCTGGGAGCCGTGAAAATGGAGAGATTCCTTGGATGCCGCCTTCTTACAAGAACTTACTGACCAATATGTATTtatcattaaattttttaaaagttgagggttccccccccccccccccgtcaattCTGTTGACTGTTTCTCAGAGACTTGTCATCTTTACTTGGTGCGCTTAATGCACTCACGGTAGGCTGATagatgttccttttttaaaaagaagggtgacagagtggataaagtgttggacttttcaagcatgagaccccaggttcagtcccttgtagcacatgtaccagagagatcctctggctctctttctctctcttctccagtcgctctcataaataagtaagtactattgaaaaataaataaagataatcttattggaggccaggcagcagtggctctggttgagtgcacacattacaatgcacaaggatgcaggttcaagatcccagtcctcacctgcagggggaagcttcatatatggtgaagcagtgttggatgtgtttccctctccctgtttatctcccctttccctctcaacttctgtctctatcaaaaacaaaccaaacattttattttattactatttttttaccagaacactgctcagctctggtttatagtggtgcagatattgaacctgggactttggagccccaagcatgagagtccctttgtacTCCTATATCTATCCtatatctatccctgccctaaaTAAAACGCATTGTAGAGGTGtacttatttttttcatgaaagaGTCAACATTTCTCTGACATGTGACAAAAGAGAATTGAGCTCAGGACTCCATGTATTCAAGTCACACGCTCTGCTTCCTAGGCTGCCGATTGATGTTCTTGATCTACTGTTGCTTATTTTTGTGAGAggatgagaaagaccagagcactgctcggctctggtatagtaatgccagagactgaacctgagccTCTGGCACTCCAGTCCTGTGCTATAACACTGACACATCTCCCTGGCCCCACTGATACacgttattgttatttattttaccaccagtgttatcactggggctcagtgcctgcaggatgaattcaCCGTGAGAgacccctacagccctgcttcactaataATGaagcccccctcctccccccacacacaagtggggaccaggagtttaaaCTTGGATCCTTAGGCGTGGTCATGTATGTCctcagccagctgcaccaccacctagcccccacttTTAAAATGGTTACTTTAGGGTCAGTGAGCGAGAGGGGGAGTGCCAGCTTTGTCCTGCTTGCACCCAGGTTCCCTGCCTGCTGCCTCCACTACGGTGGGGGAAGTGCCAGTGCTGTGCTCGCGCCCCGCGCCCCTCCCACTCCCTAAGAAAGTAAGCTCAGGCCAGTGAAGCCTCTGCAACAACCAAAGATGACTTTTACTATGAAAGTAACAGATCTGGTCTTTAAAGGGATGCAAATAGATATAGActtagggccagcaagatagctcacctgggtggaAGCCTGCTGTGTCGTCAttacataggacagaggaatggagaggagggggagagaaagacacctgcagacctgcttcacagcttgtgaagtgactcccctgtaggtggggagccgggggctccgctGGACCCTGGGTCCTTCGCAGGTCCTTAAGATTTgcgccagtgcgcttaacccgctgcgctactgcccgactcccgatttttttttaaatgaccattGTTTATGTAAAAATAAGACATGACAGGgttgggggcccagtggtggcacacttggttgagctcacacattccagtgcacaaggatgcgcgggttcaaggcccctagtctccatctgcaggggtgaattttcctaagtggtgaagaaatgctatagatgtctctctctgtctccccccgcctctcttgatttctctctccaaaataagtaaatacataaataaagcatTGAGGAGACTTGTCATTATGCAGAataactttcatgtttgaggcaccaaaggtcccagattcatttCCCAGCTCCACCTTAAATaggagctgaacagtactctggtttaaggGGAAAACAGAAACGAGCAGGCAGACAAACAAGAAGTATAATAGGAATAGGGCTGTCCCTAAAGCATTTCAAACCAGTTTTGTGAGATACACATTTAAAACAGTaagtgtgtggtctgggaggtggcaccgtgtgctaaagcattggattctcaagcatgaggtccagagttcaatccccagcagtacatgtaccagagtgatgactggttatttctcctatctttttaaaaatttttttaaaattaaaaaaattttttatctttatttatttattggatagagacagcctgaattcgagatagagaggggagatagaagagagacacctgcaaacctgcttcaccacttgtaaagccatccccctgcaggtgggggctgggggctcgaatccaggcccttgtgtactgtaatatgtgcactcaaccgggtgcgccaccacccggccccattttaaaaaaattaaaaaaaaatttttctttttcttttatttattcccttttgttgcccttgttgttttttattgttgtagttattattgttgtcattgatgtcgttgttgttggataggacaaagagaaattgcgagaggatgggaagacagggggaaagaaagatagacaccgttagagtgaaacgactcccctgcaggtggggagctgggggcttgaaccagggatccttcctctggtccttgcgctttggggcacctacgcttaacccgctgctacctccagactccctttttaaaaatatttttttatatttattttcccttttgttgcccttgttgtttaacattattatggttattattgttgtcattgatgttgtcgttgttggataggacagagagaaattgcgagaggacgggaagacagaaggggagagaaagatagacacctgcagacctgcttcatcacctgtgaagcgactcccctgcaggtggggaaccgggcgttcgaactgcgatccttagacctgtccttgctctttgcgccatgtgcgcttaacccgctacgctaccgcctgactccctctcctatcttttttactaggaaataaaatgtttttcttttttttgcagccagtgttatcagtggggctcggtgcctacactacgaatctaccACTCGGTGGCCATGgccccatttcccccccatttttccttttcgttttttctctctgtatttttctctgacaggatagacagaaattgagaagggagggagagaagaagatagacaactgcatagcagggccttgaacctgggtccttgcaataaaatcttaaaaaaaaaaaaaaaagagaagaaaacagtgGCTGCCTGATGGCACACTCTGCAGAACACACGTGACCATGCACAAGCATCCAGGCTGCAGGTGCACTGAAGAATTGTTGCAGgcgtctgtgtctctccctcttcgcctcctctttctcaatttctgtctgtctctatccagaaattaaaaaaagcaaaacaatatAACAATTGTAAATTGTATTGTGAAGCAAACAAGCATTTGTTCAGTTgagcagataaaaaaaaaaaaggaaagaaagaaagaaaaatgtttagtctGTTTTCCACTCTGCTTCTTTTCATGGCCATGGTTTATCTCCAGGTGCTTAATTTGGGGGTAAAATgacgaaggaaaaaaaaaaaaggattagtaTAGGTTGATGGCTTGATTTCCTTTGTCATTACAAcaatattgatttaataataacatttttatgtatttttaaccagagcactgctcagctctggcttatagtggtgtgggggaattgaacctgggacattggagcctcaggcatacgagtctctttgcataaccattaagctatctaccctcaccctgatttaatagtatttttatctttttttttaaaaaaagctt
It contains:
- the FMC1 gene encoding protein FMC1 homolog; amino-acid sequence: MAALGSPARTMRGLLRELRFVSAATGRPYRGSAAYRYLVKAFRAHRVTGEKLCRAQHELHFQAATYLCLLRSVRAHVALHQEFHGKGERSVEESAGMVGLKLPRQPGGKGWEP